From the genome of Cognaticolwellia beringensis, one region includes:
- a CDS encoding PEP-CTERM sorting domain-containing protein: MKFKSINRLLIGSVLSLSCLVSSAQAGLITIGALTSNNDGSTSVITDTLNNLEWMRWNESANFNYAEALLQNTSGWTIAGANQANLFLNALYNGISHGCSDNIQDSLFCADSGSFSSEEYTALLGDSSTRGTSSIDAAWFYDDEITDGKAGFLNLTSGTSNQKYNTYGTIATTEEHRLLSNGTIGWLMYRTATVPEPTTLTIFALGIIALALRRFKKQVSPQV; the protein is encoded by the coding sequence ATGAAATTTAAATCTATCAACCGTTTACTCATTGGTTCAGTGTTGTCTTTAAGTTGTTTAGTTAGCTCGGCACAGGCTGGCTTGATCACTATTGGCGCGTTAACCAGTAATAATGACGGTAGTACCAGTGTTATTACCGATACCCTTAATAATCTTGAATGGATGCGATGGAATGAATCAGCTAATTTTAATTATGCTGAAGCTTTATTGCAGAACACGTCAGGTTGGACAATAGCTGGTGCAAACCAAGCTAATTTATTTCTCAATGCGTTATATAACGGTATTAGCCATGGTTGTTCTGATAACATCCAAGACTCTTTATTTTGCGCAGATAGCGGTAGCTTCTCAAGTGAAGAATACACTGCGCTGTTAGGCGACTCATCGACACGTGGCACAAGCAGTATTGATGCAGCATGGTTCTATGATGACGAAATAACAGATGGTAAAGCGGGTTTTTTAAACTTAACCTCTGGAACAAGCAACCAAAAGTATAATACTTATGGCACTATTGCTACAACTGAAGAACATAGACTGTTGAGTAATGGGACTATTGGTTGGTTAATGTATAGAACAGCCACAGTGCCGGAGCCTACCACACTAACTATTTTTGCATTAGGCATTATCGCTTTAGCTTTACGTCGATTTAAGAAGCAAGTGTCACCGCAAGTTTAA
- a CDS encoding AMP-binding protein, translating to MTKPWMKNYPENVAHEVDLNRYGSLLDLFRQTTTKYGQQTAFSNFGAELTFQQVDELSKSFAAYLQNKLNIVKGDRVALMCPNTLCFPIAMWGIVRVGAVQVNVNPMYTVRELTHQLNDAQVDTIIIFSQSSKMLADVLDKTHVKSIITIDLDDLVNKGLPCAPVDERLTHTVKFTDALAQGEKLELSEPALTHDDLLFLQYTGGTTGLSKGAMLSHGNLIANILQYQEFTKNHIDHGNDIVITAIPMYHIFALMANTLAYFCFGAKNVLVTNPRDMESFVEVWKNTRATTFTGVNTLFNGLLHTPGFDQVDFSALKVCVGGGAAVQQAVADKWQEVTGARLYEGYGLSETSPVLTLNFGNRDQSEYISGIGVPLPNTDISIRDESGNIVQEGQSGELCAKGPQVMQGYWNNPAATAECMTPDGYFKTGDVAMLDDGGFFHIVDRIKDMINVSGFNVYPNEIEAEVAKMPAVLESACIGVPDDRTGEAVKLFVVKADNNITEQDIIDYCRQGLTAYKIPKHVVFIDEIPKSTVGKLLRRELR from the coding sequence ATGACTAAACCTTGGATGAAAAACTATCCAGAAAACGTGGCTCATGAAGTGGATTTAAATCGCTATGGTTCATTATTAGATTTATTTCGTCAGACAACCACTAAGTACGGGCAGCAAACCGCCTTTAGTAATTTTGGCGCTGAGCTTACTTTCCAGCAAGTAGATGAACTGTCAAAATCTTTTGCGGCATACCTACAAAACAAGCTCAATATTGTTAAAGGTGATCGTGTCGCCCTAATGTGCCCAAACACATTATGTTTTCCTATTGCTATGTGGGGCATAGTTCGTGTTGGTGCGGTACAAGTTAACGTAAACCCCATGTACACTGTAAGAGAGCTAACACATCAACTTAACGATGCTCAAGTTGATACCATCATTATATTTTCTCAATCAAGCAAAATGCTGGCTGACGTGCTCGATAAAACCCATGTTAAAAGCATTATTACTATCGATTTAGACGACTTGGTTAATAAAGGTTTACCTTGTGCACCTGTTGACGAACGATTGACTCATACGGTTAAGTTCACTGATGCCTTAGCCCAAGGTGAAAAGCTTGAGTTGTCTGAACCTGCACTTACTCATGATGACTTATTGTTCCTCCAATACACCGGTGGTACTACAGGGTTGTCTAAAGGTGCTATGTTGAGTCATGGCAATTTAATTGCCAATATTTTGCAATATCAAGAATTTACTAAAAATCATATTGACCATGGTAACGACATTGTTATAACTGCTATCCCGATGTATCACATCTTTGCTTTGATGGCGAACACCCTAGCTTATTTCTGCTTTGGTGCTAAAAATGTATTAGTAACGAATCCTCGCGATATGGAGAGCTTTGTTGAAGTTTGGAAAAATACTCGCGCGACAACGTTCACAGGTGTAAACACCTTATTCAACGGTCTATTGCATACACCTGGATTTGATCAAGTAGACTTTTCAGCTTTGAAAGTTTGTGTAGGTGGTGGTGCTGCAGTGCAACAAGCTGTTGCAGATAAATGGCAAGAAGTCACTGGTGCTAGATTATATGAAGGCTATGGTTTATCAGAAACTTCACCAGTTTTAACATTAAACTTTGGTAACCGTGATCAAAGTGAGTATATCTCCGGTATAGGCGTTCCTTTACCCAACACTGATATCTCTATTCGAGACGAGAGTGGCAATATAGTGCAAGAAGGCCAATCGGGTGAGTTGTGTGCTAAGGGTCCACAAGTAATGCAAGGTTACTGGAATAATCCTGCAGCAACAGCAGAATGCATGACACCTGATGGTTATTTTAAAACTGGCGATGTGGCCATGCTAGATGATGGCGGATTCTTCCATATTGTTGATCGCATAAAAGACATGATTAATGTCTCAGGTTTTAATGTTTACCCAAATGAAATTGAAGCTGAAGTTGCCAAAATGCCAGCCGTATTAGAATCAGCTTGCATAGGCGTACCAGATGACAGAACAGGCGAAGCCGTTAAGCTTTTTGTCGTTAAAGCTGACAACAATATCACTGAGCAGGATATTATTGATTATTGTCGTCAAGGGCTCACCGCTTATAAAATACCAAAACATGTCGTATTTATTGATGAAATTCCAAAATCGACTGTCGGTAAATTATTGCGCAGAGAGTTAAGATAG
- a CDS encoding coniferyl aldehyde dehydrogenase encodes MTEITTKTALTDTFLQQKEYFASNTYPSYKERISDLEKLKAIIIDNQEAFINAMSQDFGHRSADDSRIGDILTTVMGINYAIKKLKKWMKPEKKHIGILFQPAKGKVVFQPKGVIGIIAPWNYPVFLTLGPLTTALAAGNTAMIKMSEYTPNTNTLLAKLIADIFPRNKVAIICGESDMAADFSSLSFDHLFFTGSTGVGRLVMKAAAENLVPVTLELGGKSPTIIDNDIDIKTAVSRLILGKTLNAGQTCVAPDYIFCPRNKIAELTQAFQSAYQSMYPRTEKNDDCSCIINDAQKARLDSLLADAEAKGATIMPLSADSDGTSRKMPLTLITDVNDDMTVMQQEIFGPLLPIIGYNNIDEAITYINSKPRPLALYICSFSKSFQQQVLLNTHAGGVCINDAAFHVAVDDLPFGGIGASGMGQYHGSEGFKTFSHGKSVLSRGRISLGSLLFPPFGNKIHQLLFKLFIR; translated from the coding sequence ATGACAGAAATAACAACAAAAACAGCACTAACTGATACTTTTTTACAACAAAAAGAATACTTTGCTAGTAATACTTATCCTAGCTATAAAGAGCGTATTAGCGACTTAGAAAAATTGAAAGCCATCATTATTGATAACCAAGAAGCTTTTATTAATGCGATGAGCCAAGATTTTGGCCACCGTAGTGCCGATGATTCGAGAATAGGAGATATTCTCACCACCGTGATGGGCATAAACTATGCGATAAAGAAACTGAAAAAATGGATGAAACCTGAAAAGAAACATATCGGAATATTATTTCAACCGGCAAAGGGAAAGGTAGTTTTTCAACCTAAAGGGGTTATCGGTATTATTGCGCCGTGGAATTATCCGGTTTTCCTGACTTTGGGACCATTAACTACGGCATTAGCGGCAGGTAATACTGCGATGATAAAAATGAGTGAGTACACCCCTAATACCAACACGTTATTAGCCAAATTAATTGCAGATATTTTTCCTCGTAATAAAGTCGCTATTATTTGTGGTGAGTCTGACATGGCAGCGGACTTTTCAAGTTTAAGTTTTGATCACCTGTTTTTCACCGGTTCTACAGGCGTAGGCAGATTAGTGATGAAAGCCGCGGCTGAAAACTTGGTGCCTGTCACCTTAGAGTTAGGTGGGAAGTCACCGACTATTATTGATAACGATATAGATATTAAAACCGCGGTTAGCCGTTTAATTTTGGGGAAAACTCTGAACGCAGGACAAACCTGTGTTGCACCAGATTATATTTTTTGCCCACGAAACAAAATAGCTGAGTTAACCCAAGCTTTTCAAAGCGCTTATCAAAGCATGTACCCCCGTACTGAAAAAAATGATGACTGTAGTTGTATTATTAATGATGCCCAAAAAGCGCGACTTGATAGTTTATTAGCAGATGCTGAAGCGAAAGGTGCAACGATAATGCCTTTATCTGCAGACAGTGATGGCACATCGAGAAAAATGCCTTTAACACTGATAACTGATGTTAATGATGATATGACCGTTATGCAGCAAGAAATTTTTGGCCCACTACTCCCGATTATAGGCTATAACAACATCGACGAAGCCATTACTTACATTAACAGTAAGCCACGTCCACTCGCTTTATACATTTGTAGTTTTAGCAAGTCATTTCAGCAGCAAGTGTTATTGAACACTCATGCAGGCGGGGTTTGTATTAATGATGCTGCATTTCATGTTGCCGTTGATGACTTACCATTTGGCGGCATTGGCGCATCAGGCATGGGGCAATACCATGGAAGTGAAGGTTTTAAAACTTTCTCGCACGGAAAATCCGTATTATCACGAGGAAGAATAAGCTTAGGTTCATTATTATTCCCTCCATTTGGTAATAAAATTCATCAACTTTTGTTTAAATTATTTATTCGTTAA
- a CDS encoding efflux RND transporter permease subunit: MSENKNIHSPSKLEQLIESFVFGHRALVMAIVVICIALLTIQAVKVKPEASFTKMIPGDHPFVNNFLTYRKELADLGNVVRIVVENKQGDIFNADFQQTLKQVTDEVFYIPGVSRDGLKSLWTPNVRWQEVTEEGFVGGAVIPDGYDGSDEMIERVKSNIFKSGQIGVLVANNFQSAIILAPLQDINPETGLPLDYRELSAILEEKIRDKYASDTVTIRIVGFAKVVGDLIDGALQVVLFFVLAVFITFVLLWLYSRCIRSTISVLVFSIFAVCCQLGILNLLGFGINPYSMLVPFLVFAIGVSHGVQIINSIIHHSVTGANKIDSAKLAFRSLYIAGITALVSDAIGFTTLMVIDIEVIRELAIAASIGVAIIIVTNLIALPILMSYIGVSPSGLKYAAKSAHKTGIVEGLFKNFAKPPLAKIAIAVGVLLFALGLYFSQAMQIGDLDSGAPELRPDSRYNLDNAYIVDNYSTSTDLFVIMVKTEVEQCAQYENLVWVDQFQWHLRNVAGVQAVKSVADVSKFGLFGMNEGSLKWYGLNRNQLMTNASLSKTPQGLMNKDCSMVPVLVFLNDHKAKTLDNVVKAVEEFKAENQVDGIEFLMAAGNAGIESATNMVIEDAQTEMLIWVYSIVIIICLITFRNGRIVICIITPLILTSIMSQGLMGILGIGVKVATLPVIALGVGIGVDYGIYIFSKVKEALSQGKSLYMTYRYALNQTGKAVAFTGITLAIGVATWVFSPIKFQADMGILLTFMFIFNMLGALTLIPALAWLLKIGSKKDKK; the protein is encoded by the coding sequence ATGTCAGAGAATAAAAATATTCATTCACCGAGCAAATTAGAGCAACTAATAGAAAGTTTTGTCTTTGGTCATCGGGCATTAGTCATGGCGATCGTGGTCATTTGTATCGCGTTATTAACCATACAAGCTGTGAAGGTTAAGCCTGAGGCTAGCTTTACTAAAATGATCCCTGGCGATCATCCCTTTGTAAATAATTTTTTAACCTATCGAAAAGAGTTGGCTGATTTAGGCAATGTGGTTCGCATTGTGGTTGAAAATAAACAAGGGGATATTTTCAATGCCGATTTTCAGCAAACCTTAAAGCAAGTAACAGACGAGGTTTTCTATATTCCTGGCGTTAGTCGCGACGGGCTTAAATCACTGTGGACGCCTAATGTTCGCTGGCAAGAAGTCACCGAAGAAGGTTTTGTTGGGGGCGCGGTCATTCCAGACGGATACGACGGCTCTGACGAGATGATTGAACGCGTTAAGTCGAATATCTTTAAGTCGGGACAAATTGGTGTGCTGGTGGCGAATAACTTTCAGTCGGCCATTATTTTAGCGCCGCTACAAGATATTAACCCTGAAACTGGTTTACCGCTTGATTACCGTGAGCTGTCAGCAATTTTAGAAGAAAAAATACGTGACAAATACGCTAGCGATACCGTCACTATTCGTATTGTTGGCTTTGCAAAAGTCGTCGGCGATTTAATTGATGGTGCGCTACAGGTTGTTTTATTCTTCGTCTTAGCGGTGTTTATTACCTTTGTATTATTATGGCTTTATTCTCGATGTATCCGCAGTACAATTTCTGTATTAGTTTTCTCAATTTTTGCTGTGTGTTGTCAATTAGGGATCTTAAATTTGCTGGGTTTTGGTATTAACCCTTACTCAATGCTGGTGCCATTTTTAGTGTTCGCGATTGGTGTTAGCCATGGCGTACAAATTATCAACTCTATTATTCACCATAGTGTTACAGGTGCGAATAAAATTGACTCTGCCAAACTTGCTTTTCGCTCACTCTATATTGCAGGTATTACCGCTTTAGTCAGTGATGCTATTGGTTTTACCACCTTGATGGTTATTGATATTGAAGTGATCAGAGAATTAGCCATTGCCGCCAGCATTGGTGTCGCGATTATTATTGTGACTAACTTAATCGCGTTACCGATTCTCATGAGTTACATCGGTGTATCACCTAGTGGTTTAAAATACGCGGCTAAATCGGCTCATAAAACAGGTATTGTTGAGGGCTTGTTTAAAAACTTTGCAAAACCTCCACTAGCAAAAATTGCGATCGCTGTTGGCGTACTCCTCTTTGCTTTAGGACTTTACTTCTCTCAAGCCATGCAAATTGGCGATTTAGACTCTGGTGCTCCAGAGCTAAGACCTGATTCACGTTACAACTTAGACAACGCTTATATTGTTGATAATTACAGCACCAGTACCGACCTATTTGTCATCATGGTCAAAACTGAAGTTGAGCAATGTGCGCAATATGAAAATTTGGTTTGGGTTGATCAATTCCAATGGCATTTACGCAACGTTGCCGGTGTTCAAGCGGTTAAATCTGTTGCCGATGTATCAAAATTCGGCCTTTTTGGCATGAATGAAGGTTCGCTGAAATGGTACGGTTTAAATCGTAACCAATTAATGACTAATGCTTCTTTGTCGAAAACACCGCAAGGTTTGATGAACAAAGATTGTTCAATGGTACCTGTGCTTGTTTTCCTCAATGACCATAAAGCAAAAACTCTCGACAATGTCGTTAAAGCAGTAGAAGAGTTTAAAGCTGAGAATCAAGTTGATGGTATTGAATTTCTGATGGCGGCAGGTAATGCCGGTATTGAGTCTGCGACGAATATGGTTATCGAAGATGCTCAGACTGAAATGTTAATTTGGGTATATTCCATTGTTATTATTATTTGTTTAATCACCTTTAGAAATGGCCGCATTGTTATTTGTATCATCACGCCGCTGATATTAACCAGTATTATGAGCCAAGGTTTAATGGGTATTTTAGGTATTGGCGTAAAAGTTGCCACCCTACCCGTCATTGCCTTAGGTGTAGGTATAGGTGTTGATTACGGCATTTACATTTTCAGTAAAGTTAAAGAGGCACTCAGTCAAGGTAAGTCGCTGTATATGACATATCGCTACGCTCTAAATCAAACAGGTAAGGCGGTTGCCTTTACCGGTATCACTTTAGCTATTGGTGTAGCTACCTGGGTGTTTTCTCCAATAAAATTCCAAGCCGATATGGGTATATTACTCACTTTCATGTTTATTTTTAACATGTTAGGGGCGTTAACATTGATTCCAGCGCTTGCATGGCTACTCAAGATCGGTTCTAAAAAGGATAAGAAGTAA